A single Acidobacteriota bacterium DNA region contains:
- a CDS encoding antitoxin has translation MAKRLQVILKDPEYREVQRAARLRRMSIAEWVRQALALARQREPVGAGGKKLEVIRAAARFDYPTADINRMLDEIEAGYGSGVQP, from the coding sequence ATGGCTAAAAGGCTGCAAGTCATTCTGAAAGACCCTGAGTACCGCGAGGTTCAGCGCGCCGCCCGATTGCGCCGCATGTCGATTGCCGAATGGGTCCGTCAGGCGCTTGCCTTGGCGCGACAGCGTGAGCCGGTGGGCGCGGGCGGCAAGAAGCTCGAAGTCATCCGCGCCGCTGCGCGATTCGACTATCCAACGGCCGACATCAACCGCATGCTGGATGAGATTGAAGCGGGATACGGGTCAGGCGTCCAGCCGTGA
- a CDS encoding PIN domain-containing protein, giving the protein MILIDSNIPMYLVGVAHPHKSDSQRLLEQLVSERRRLVTDTEVLQEILHRYVAINRRDAIQPAFDALLGIVDQVLAVDLAAVERAREIVLGRPRLSARDALHLAVMEQHGIEQILSFDTGFDGFPGIQRLP; this is encoded by the coding sequence GTGATTCTGATCGATTCGAACATCCCCATGTACCTTGTCGGTGTGGCCCATCCTCACAAGAGCGATTCGCAACGCTTGCTCGAGCAACTGGTCAGCGAGCGCCGGCGCCTGGTTACCGATACCGAAGTCCTACAGGAAATTCTGCATCGCTACGTTGCCATCAATCGTCGGGACGCCATCCAGCCGGCCTTCGACGCCCTGCTGGGCATTGTTGACCAGGTGCTGGCCGTTGACCTGGCCGCCGTCGAGCGCGCCCGTGAGATTGTGCTGGGCCGCCCGCGCCTCTCCGCCCGTGACGCGCTCCACCTTGCCGTCATGGAGCAGCACGGCATCGAGCAAATTCTAAGCTTCGACACTGGCTTCGATGGCTTCCCCGGCATCCAGCGACTGCCATAA
- a CDS encoding ABC transporter ATP-binding protein produces the protein MDSIQNNPGTALPPAILAVESLRKRYSDALAVDGVSFQVGRHEILGLLGPNGAGKTTTINMILGVLEPTAGSVVIDGNDIASHRRLALERTNFTAVYAPLPGNLTVWQNLRVFAMLYGIPAARERIESLIREYDLLPFRNTKCGVLSSGEQTRVALAKAMLNCPRLLLLDEPTASLDPASAREIRSRIRDFAAANDVGVLWTSHNMYEVSEVCGRVLFLSHGKVLLEGDPKTLPAEYGKETLEDLFVAVAREPLTLED, from the coding sequence ATGGATTCCATTCAAAACAATCCCGGAACTGCGTTGCCCCCTGCCATCCTGGCCGTGGAAAGCCTCCGCAAAAGGTACAGCGATGCCTTGGCGGTAGATGGAGTTTCCTTCCAGGTTGGCCGCCATGAGATTCTGGGACTTCTTGGCCCCAACGGCGCTGGCAAAACTACAACCATCAACATGATTCTTGGAGTTCTTGAGCCAACGGCCGGAAGTGTGGTCATCGATGGCAACGATATCGCGTCGCACCGGCGTCTGGCCCTGGAACGTACGAACTTTACCGCGGTTTACGCGCCGCTTCCCGGCAATCTCACGGTGTGGCAGAACCTGCGAGTGTTTGCCATGTTGTATGGGATACCCGCCGCCCGGGAGCGTATTGAATCGCTCATTCGCGAGTACGATCTTCTCCCTTTTCGCAACACCAAATGCGGAGTGCTCTCTTCGGGTGAACAAACCCGCGTCGCGCTGGCCAAGGCCATGCTGAATTGCCCGCGGCTCCTGCTGTTGGATGAGCCGACGGCTTCGCTCGATCCCGCAAGCGCCCGGGAAATCCGTTCGCGCATCCGTGATTTTGCTGCGGCAAACGATGTGGGAGTGCTGTGGACCTCGCACAACATGTACGAGGTTTCTGAAGTCTGCGGCCGTGTCTTGTTTCTCTCGCATGGGAAGGTCCTGCTCGAGGGCGACCCCAAGACCTTGCCCGCCGAGTATGGGAAAGAAACCCTGGAAGATCTCTTCGTGGCGGTGGCCCGTGAGCCGCTGACTTTGGAGGATTAA
- a CDS encoding ABC transporter permease — protein sequence MPVRLRRIAAILLRLFYLLRGSSARIVPLFAWQAVDIVLWGFISRYLDSVSASRLDFVPVLLGAMVFWDFLVRALHGVVIAFMEDVWSRNFLNVFAAPVSISEYLTGLILFSVATSILVLVIMVALATAAFGLSFFAYGVMLVPFLLLLFLFGIALGIFGAAVVLRWGPAAEWLIWPIPALLSPLACVFYPLSALPTWLQWLARLVPPSYVFEGMRQVVAGGGVSLQSLLVCAALTVITLLASCLAFLRIFRHAVRTGLIARYSAESVS from the coding sequence GTGCCCGTCCGTCTGCGCCGGATTGCCGCCATTCTTCTTCGGCTCTTTTATTTGCTGCGGGGCAGCTCCGCCCGCATCGTTCCACTCTTCGCCTGGCAGGCTGTGGACATTGTGCTCTGGGGATTCATCAGCCGGTATCTGGATTCGGTTTCTGCTTCACGCCTCGACTTCGTTCCGGTACTCCTCGGAGCGATGGTCTTTTGGGACTTCCTTGTGCGGGCCCTCCACGGAGTCGTCATCGCCTTCATGGAGGACGTGTGGTCGCGTAATTTTCTGAACGTATTTGCCGCGCCGGTCTCGATTTCCGAATATCTCACAGGGCTCATTCTCTTCAGTGTCGCAACCAGCATCCTGGTGCTTGTGATCATGGTTGCACTGGCAACGGCGGCGTTCGGGCTGTCTTTTTTTGCCTACGGGGTGATGCTGGTTCCATTCCTGCTGTTGCTGTTTCTGTTCGGGATCGCTCTTGGGATATTCGGAGCGGCGGTAGTGCTGCGATGGGGGCCGGCTGCGGAGTGGCTGATCTGGCCTATCCCCGCTCTGCTCTCGCCGTTGGCGTGTGTCTTCTATCCTCTGTCCGCGCTTCCCACATGGCTGCAATGGCTGGCGCGGCTGGTGCCACCCTCCTACGTGTTTGAAGGCATGCGCCAGGTGGTGGCAGGCGGCGGCGTTTCACTCCAATCCCTGCTGGTTTGCGCGGCCCTCACCGTCATCACACTGCTTGCTTCCTGCCTCGCGTTCCTCCGCATCTTTCGGCACGCGGTCCGCACGGGCCTTATCGCGCGTTACAGCGCGGAGAGCGTCAGCTAA
- a CDS encoding polyphosphate kinase 2 family protein, producing the protein MKIHVKQFRVREGEKVKLKNWPTKVHPFYESKEHYKEVLSDHIQCLSEQQRLLYADRHYAVLLIFQAMDAAGKDGAIAHVMSGVNPQGCEVYSFKPPSAEELGHDFLWRTTCRLPGRGRLGIFNRSYYEEVLIVRVHPEILYSQGLPDGSLNLKTIWQERYRSIVDLEAHLYRNGTRTIKFFLHLSKGEQRKRFLERIDKHEKNWKFSLEDMAERKFWKQYMAAYEDCLRATSTPIAPWYVVPADDKENARLIISQVIIETLSDLKMSYPKPNAAFRRELRSIRRLLVK; encoded by the coding sequence ATGAAAATCCATGTCAAACAGTTTCGCGTCCGGGAAGGCGAAAAAGTGAAACTGAAGAACTGGCCGACGAAGGTGCATCCCTTTTACGAGTCGAAGGAGCATTATAAGGAGGTCCTTTCGGACCACATCCAGTGCCTGAGCGAACAGCAGCGCCTGCTCTACGCAGACAGACACTACGCGGTGCTGTTGATTTTCCAGGCCATGGATGCCGCGGGGAAGGACGGCGCCATTGCGCACGTCATGTCCGGAGTTAATCCGCAAGGCTGCGAAGTCTACAGCTTCAAGCCCCCAAGTGCTGAAGAACTGGGGCACGATTTCCTTTGGCGCACCACCTGCCGCCTGCCAGGGCGCGGCCGGCTCGGCATTTTTAACCGCTCGTATTACGAAGAGGTCCTGATCGTTCGGGTGCACCCCGAGATCCTCTACAGCCAGGGGCTGCCGGATGGGTCCCTCAATCTGAAGACCATCTGGCAGGAACGCTACCGCTCCATTGTTGATCTGGAGGCGCACCTCTACCGCAACGGAACACGGACCATCAAATTCTTTCTTCACCTGTCCAAAGGAGAGCAGCGCAAGCGGTTCCTTGAACGCATCGACAAGCATGAAAAGAACTGGAAGTTCAGCCTCGAGGACATGGCCGAACGAAAATTCTGGAAGCAATATATGGCGGCTTATGAGGATTGCCTGAGAGCGACCAGCACACCAATTGCGCCCTGGTACGTGGTGCCGGCAGACGACAAAGAGAACGCCCGGCTGATTATTTCGCAGGTGATCATCGAAACCCTGAGTGACCTTAAAATGTCTTACCCCAAACCTAACGCGGCTTTTCGGCGTGAACTGCGTTCCATCCGGCGCCTGCTCGTAAAATGA
- a CDS encoding class I SAM-dependent methyltransferase, whose product MKVAERMLELARVTPHDVVYDLGSGDGRIVILAAQKYGAHAVGVELDGKRYQESSARIEELGLGSKAKILHGDMFKADIHPATVVTLYLLTSVNADIRPMLEKQLRPGTRVVSHDFHMSGWTPEKTEEITAENGSVHTVYLYIKP is encoded by the coding sequence ATGAAGGTTGCCGAAAGAATGCTGGAACTGGCCAGGGTGACTCCCCACGACGTTGTGTACGATCTGGGTTCCGGTGACGGCAGGATCGTGATCCTGGCGGCGCAAAAGTACGGCGCGCACGCTGTTGGCGTGGAACTCGACGGAAAGCGGTACCAGGAATCTTCCGCGCGGATCGAGGAGCTTGGGCTTGGCTCAAAAGCCAAAATCCTGCACGGCGACATGTTCAAGGCGGACATTCACCCGGCAACGGTGGTTACGCTCTACCTGCTCACCAGCGTCAATGCGGACATCCGTCCCATGCTGGAGAAACAGCTTCGTCCCGGCACCCGCGTGGTCTCTCACGATTTCCACATGAGCGGCTGGACGCCCGAAAAAACCGAGGAAATCACTGCCGAAAACGGCTCGGTGCACACAGTGTATCTTTACATCAAGCCGTGA
- a CDS encoding sigma-70 family RNA polymerase sigma factor, translated as MKSDRASMISSLMGGTERGDLSAGRELFAVLYAELHRLAQRELVRRGKGVSLSPTTLLHEAYLGIAGQKRSAFPDEARFTGYAVRVMRGLIIDHVRRHGALKRGGHFEITQLGTVPAEDLAEERELTSLSEALDELAQTDPPLAQVVDLKFFCGFSFAEIAALHNVSERTAQRQWEKARIYLHRSLCGRVAL; from the coding sequence ATGAAAAGCGACCGGGCGTCCATGATTTCGTCGCTCATGGGTGGGACGGAGCGCGGTGATCTTTCGGCCGGCAGAGAGCTCTTTGCCGTGCTTTATGCCGAGCTGCACCGTCTTGCTCAGCGCGAGCTTGTCCGGCGTGGTAAGGGCGTCAGCCTGAGCCCGACAACTCTGCTCCACGAGGCGTATCTGGGCATCGCTGGGCAGAAAAGGTCGGCCTTCCCGGACGAAGCGCGCTTCACGGGGTATGCCGTGCGGGTCATGCGCGGGCTGATTATTGATCACGTTCGCCGCCATGGAGCCTTGAAACGCGGCGGGCATTTTGAGATCACGCAACTGGGTACCGTGCCAGCGGAAGATCTGGCGGAGGAGCGCGAGCTTACGTCTCTGAGCGAGGCGCTGGATGAGCTTGCCCAGACAGACCCCCCGCTTGCACAAGTCGTCGACTTGAAATTCTTTTGCGGTTTCTCGTTCGCAGAAATTGCTGCCCTTCACAACGTCTCTGAGCGCACCGCACAACGCCAGTGGGAGAAGGCGCGCATCTATCTTCATCGGAGCCTGTGCGGTAGGGTCGCTTTGTGA
- a CDS encoding serine/threonine protein kinase, with product MSPLTRNWWQRVSPYLDRGLSMEKSERLEWLAELREQDPVLASDIEDLLHEHAALAEERFLDQYPLPASLHPTLSGQTLGPYTLVSLISEGGMGCVWLAQRNDGHFERRAAVKFLRLSLLGRGGAERFKREGAILGRLAHPHIAQLLDAGVFAAGQPYFILEYVEGHDIIAYCNGRRLDVVARLRLFLDVLAAVGHAHANLIVHRDIKPSNVLVTADGQVKLLDFGIAKLLENAVGTAAATELTREGGGAFTPKYATPEQITGGPVTTATDVYACGVLLYELLAGRHPAGPISRSTADLVKAIVETEPPRLSHAAAPRGADAMAASAATNLATTPDKLRRSLRGDLDTIVAKALKKNPWERYVTATAMADDLRRYLDNEPISARSDSAAYRTAKFIRRNKLVVAMLALTLIGSVIGILAVNRQARRAELRFHQVHELASTMLLDLSPRIERLTSSLQVRELLLETCVKYLDSLAAEAGDEPGLQIELATNYERIGDAEGDLRYPNLGHPEAALESYRKAAAIARKLAPSRPALEILAQSYSSIGTIQYWALGHLSDAAANLREGVHVADSIPVKTGEPAYKVRAEAYGVLGDFDLNVDPQRAKEECGYSLELARKLTGDQPRQQTEYLLAKALSLWGEALWHTGDLGGARDSFLAAHQRVENLLREQPENVTWKLREEYIDENIGLISGHPRHLNLGDRRAAEEWLRKVALDSKRLWAADPNNYMAMDEFSQTTAELGGVVSESAPIQAEQLFRRSLTLRTSLLRWTQQDPHVLDREALDRVAFAQVLQRLGRRREALQQAGKAVEILEGLHRQTPPDTQFAQHLGVALNALAAQQLEVGDAEESQRRLQSSQTLLELLYQKNPHSLAILRDLADCYEGRGNLSAARLNWAQARVWYEKSLELWEHWKQMGVSSGYDRKRCRHAIHLLAEVAIKPSR from the coding sequence ATGTCCCCCCTAACGCGTAATTGGTGGCAAAGAGTCAGCCCGTACCTGGATCGGGGGCTGAGCATGGAGAAGTCGGAACGCCTCGAATGGCTGGCAGAGCTGCGTGAACAAGATCCCGTGCTGGCCTCCGACATCGAAGATCTCCTCCATGAACACGCTGCGCTAGCCGAGGAACGGTTCCTCGACCAATACCCCCTTCCTGCTTCGCTCCATCCAACGCTTTCAGGTCAAACCCTTGGGCCGTACACGCTGGTCTCGCTAATCAGCGAGGGCGGAATGGGATGCGTCTGGTTGGCGCAGCGCAATGACGGACATTTCGAGCGCCGCGCAGCGGTGAAGTTCCTCCGCCTATCGCTCCTTGGGCGCGGAGGTGCCGAACGCTTCAAACGCGAAGGCGCCATCCTGGGTCGCCTTGCGCACCCCCATATCGCGCAACTTCTCGATGCAGGCGTTTTTGCCGCCGGGCAGCCCTATTTCATCCTCGAATACGTTGAGGGCCACGACATCATTGCCTATTGCAACGGGCGGCGACTCGATGTAGTAGCACGTCTGCGGCTATTCCTCGATGTGCTGGCTGCTGTCGGCCACGCGCATGCCAACCTTATTGTGCACCGCGACATTAAGCCCTCAAACGTCCTGGTCACGGCCGACGGCCAGGTGAAGCTCCTTGACTTTGGCATCGCTAAGCTGCTGGAAAACGCTGTCGGCACCGCGGCGGCGACCGAGCTTACGCGCGAGGGCGGAGGGGCGTTCACACCGAAATACGCCACGCCGGAACAAATCACCGGAGGGCCGGTGACGACCGCCACAGATGTGTACGCGTGTGGAGTGCTTCTCTACGAATTGCTGGCCGGTCGGCATCCCGCAGGGCCCATATCCCGGTCCACGGCGGACCTCGTCAAAGCCATCGTGGAGACTGAGCCACCTCGCCTGTCCCACGCCGCCGCTCCCAGAGGGGCCGATGCGATGGCGGCAAGTGCCGCCACCAACCTTGCTACGACGCCCGACAAGCTTCGGCGCTCCTTGCGGGGAGACTTGGACACTATCGTTGCGAAAGCCCTCAAGAAGAATCCGTGGGAGCGCTACGTGACCGCCACGGCTATGGCCGACGATCTTCGCCGATACCTCGATAACGAACCTATCAGTGCCAGGTCGGACTCCGCCGCCTATCGGACGGCCAAGTTCATTCGACGGAACAAACTCGTGGTGGCAATGCTAGCGCTTACCTTGATCGGCTCGGTAATTGGTATCCTGGCGGTCAACCGCCAGGCCCGACGTGCGGAACTCCGGTTCCACCAGGTGCACGAGCTCGCCAGTACTATGCTGCTCGACCTGAGCCCGCGAATCGAGCGCCTGACATCATCGCTCCAAGTGCGCGAGTTGCTTTTGGAGACATGCGTTAAGTACCTGGACAGCCTGGCGGCGGAAGCCGGTGACGAACCGGGGCTGCAGATAGAACTGGCAACCAACTATGAAAGGATCGGAGACGCCGAGGGCGATCTTCGGTACCCGAACCTGGGTCATCCCGAAGCGGCGCTGGAGAGTTATCGCAAGGCAGCGGCCATCGCGCGAAAGCTCGCGCCCTCGCGGCCCGCGCTTGAGATTCTGGCACAGAGTTACTCCAGCATAGGCACCATTCAATACTGGGCGCTTGGGCACTTATCCGACGCCGCTGCGAACTTGCGAGAGGGCGTGCACGTTGCGGATTCAATCCCCGTGAAAACCGGAGAACCGGCCTACAAAGTGCGCGCTGAGGCTTACGGTGTTTTGGGGGATTTCGATCTAAACGTCGACCCTCAGCGTGCAAAGGAGGAGTGCGGTTACTCCCTCGAACTCGCCCGCAAGCTTACGGGTGACCAGCCACGGCAACAAACCGAGTATCTTCTCGCGAAAGCGTTGAGCCTGTGGGGAGAGGCGCTGTGGCACACAGGAGACCTCGGTGGGGCCCGCGATTCCTTCCTGGCCGCTCACCAGAGAGTCGAAAACCTTCTACGCGAACAACCGGAGAACGTCACTTGGAAACTGCGGGAAGAATATATTGACGAAAATATCGGACTTATAAGCGGTCATCCGCGCCATCTCAACCTGGGTGATCGGAGGGCCGCCGAGGAGTGGCTGCGGAAAGTTGCGTTAGATTCCAAGCGATTGTGGGCGGCGGACCCCAATAACTATATGGCGATGGACGAGTTCAGCCAAACGACCGCCGAGTTGGGCGGCGTTGTCAGCGAATCGGCACCCATCCAGGCCGAACAACTGTTCCGTCGTTCTCTGACTCTGCGTACCTCCTTGTTACGGTGGACACAACAGGACCCGCACGTCCTCGACCGGGAGGCCCTCGATCGGGTTGCATTCGCCCAGGTTCTGCAAAGGCTTGGGAGACGACGCGAAGCACTCCAACAGGCGGGAAAGGCGGTCGAAATTCTGGAGGGCCTTCACCGACAGACTCCCCCGGACACGCAGTTCGCGCAACACCTGGGCGTGGCTCTCAACGCCCTTGCGGCACAGCAACTGGAGGTGGGCGACGCCGAGGAATCCCAGCGAAGACTGCAGAGCTCGCAAACGCTCCTCGAACTTCTTTATCAGAAAAACCCGCACAGCCTTGCGATCTTGCGAGACCTGGCCGATTGCTACGAGGGACGTGGCAATCTCTCGGCAGCCCGCTTGAATTGGGCGCAGGCTCGAGTTTGGTACGAAAAGAGCCTGGAACTTTGGGAGCACTGGAAACAAATGGGAGTGTCGAGCGGCTACGACCGCAAGCGCTGTCGTCACGCCATCCACCTTCTGGCGGAAGTGGCCATAAAGCCTTCAAGGTAG
- a CDS encoding YncE family protein: protein MRRKGKFIARIAFWLVLPLVLAGVPSGARCQKPGKQVWSENAPCHYGGNGGAFIQGINAHDNLLLSCLVPQGSFASTELGNYVPELVLLRAEDGAEVSRKVVHAWKAFFEGHKGRLYQDIHPKLTYGGAALPAFYIVRGPDAVLMMQVPWLAVVDLENGSIVRPLLPSRDLVNSESPALHIPLREPVPMIASVSPDRGAVAVASNIGSGPKMFIYKSDLTGQIGSWSLPRYAEGIAWSPDGKHVAVLYDGKFDGREKYVGQFPQWMPVRLPDIAVFDSATGAELLNFSTGGPESKIVFSPDGQFIYAISETSNITSLQKDALRVFSSRTGKFVRVIAPNGPRLHDNFALSPDGRFIAADASTARWHPFFTEPTPEIFGNVARVVVLNATTGKVIFSRIRRTSVAFPLNPIFIPDGRLLIVQYGPDRSAKGNQRDLVHIVAYSLAGL, encoded by the coding sequence ATGCGGAGAAAAGGCAAGTTCATCGCCCGCATTGCTTTCTGGTTGGTCCTCCCTCTGGTGCTAGCTGGTGTGCCGAGTGGGGCACGATGTCAGAAACCAGGGAAACAGGTGTGGTCCGAGAATGCGCCCTGTCATTACGGTGGCAATGGCGGAGCATTTATCCAAGGGATTAACGCGCATGATAACCTCCTCCTTTCCTGCCTCGTTCCGCAGGGCTCTTTCGCGAGCACAGAATTGGGCAACTACGTCCCGGAGTTGGTTCTACTCAGAGCTGAAGACGGGGCTGAAGTGTCGCGGAAGGTGGTCCATGCATGGAAAGCGTTCTTTGAAGGTCATAAGGGCCGCCTCTATCAAGATATCCACCCCAAGTTGACGTATGGCGGAGCCGCTTTGCCCGCCTTCTATATCGTTCGCGGCCCAGATGCAGTCCTCATGATGCAGGTTCCGTGGCTCGCCGTAGTAGATCTTGAAAACGGATCGATTGTTCGTCCGCTTTTGCCATCTCGCGACCTTGTGAACTCAGAGTCGCCCGCCCTCCACATTCCGCTTCGTGAACCAGTTCCGATGATCGCCTCGGTTTCACCAGACCGAGGGGCCGTGGCGGTCGCATCGAATATTGGCAGCGGCCCAAAGATGTTTATTTACAAGTCAGACCTAACGGGACAGATCGGATCATGGTCTCTCCCTCGATACGCGGAAGGGATTGCATGGTCGCCTGACGGGAAACACGTTGCCGTTCTCTATGATGGGAAATTCGATGGTAGGGAAAAGTATGTCGGCCAGTTCCCGCAATGGATGCCAGTACGGCTCCCCGACATTGCGGTCTTCGATTCCGCGACCGGAGCAGAACTCCTCAACTTCTCTACTGGCGGGCCAGAGTCTAAAATCGTCTTCAGCCCTGACGGCCAGTTTATTTACGCCATAAGCGAGACAAGCAATATCACGAGTCTCCAGAAGGATGCCCTGCGCGTGTTCTCTTCACGCACTGGCAAGTTCGTTCGCGTGATCGCTCCCAATGGACCGCGCCTGCACGACAATTTCGCACTCTCCCCCGACGGGCGCTTTATCGCCGCTGACGCAAGCACGGCCCGGTGGCATCCGTTTTTTACTGAGCCTACGCCGGAAATATTCGGCAACGTTGCACGTGTCGTCGTGCTGAACGCTACGACGGGTAAAGTTATCTTCAGCCGTATAAGGAGAACCAGCGTGGCCTTCCCGCTGAATCCCATCTTCATTCCGGACGGACGCTTGCTGATCGTCCAATATGGCCCTGATCGCTCAGCCAAAGGAAACCAGCGCGATCTGGTACACATAGTGGCGTACTCGCTGGCAGGCCTATGA
- a CDS encoding DUF4395 domain-containing protein has protein sequence MSSTIDRFMAQQGFRGDEPSRRRSHFLALQLQPSVLGLLVVVGIIFQSASLFFVLAAVLVWNVVMPRLNPFERLYDWVIGGPASMPQLEPAPAPRRFAQGMAATFMAITGLSLALGWMIVAYVFEAFLLVALIALVAGRFCMGSYIFHTLRGRGAFANSTSPWSK, from the coding sequence ATGAGCAGCACCATCGACCGCTTCATGGCGCAGCAAGGGTTTCGTGGCGATGAGCCATCCCGCCGTCGCTCGCACTTTCTTGCCTTGCAACTTCAGCCCTCCGTCCTGGGGCTGCTGGTGGTAGTTGGCATCATTTTCCAGTCGGCATCGCTGTTCTTCGTGCTCGCAGCGGTCCTCGTCTGGAACGTCGTCATGCCCCGCCTGAACCCCTTTGAAAGGCTCTACGACTGGGTGATTGGCGGCCCGGCATCAATGCCGCAACTGGAACCCGCCCCGGCGCCTCGCCGTTTTGCGCAGGGCATGGCCGCAACCTTCATGGCTATAACGGGCCTTTCGCTGGCGCTTGGCTGGATGATCGTCGCCTACGTGTTCGAAGCATTCCTGCTGGTGGCCCTCATCGCGTTGGTCGCCGGCAGATTTTGCATGGGATCATACATCTTTCACACCCTGCGCGGCCGCGGCGCATTCGCCAACTCCACCAGCCCATGGTCAAAATAA
- a CDS encoding polysaccharide deacetylase family protein, protein MIWWAIGFIIILGCAGALAYACVIPSSQVFRPVVNRGPAESRSVVLTFDDGPSSPFTERILDILAEHKISATFFICGKNVESYPEIACRLVREGHTIGNHTYSHPILFGRSRRFIAGEIDRAQESIERVTGVRPTLFRPPYGARWFGLMPLLQQRGLKMVMWSVMGFDWKYNTQAIIKAATRRLHPGAVILLHDGHEQPPPGGIDQSSTVEALPAIIEAAARSGLTFAAIERFMP, encoded by the coding sequence ATGATCTGGTGGGCAATTGGATTCATCATCATTTTGGGATGTGCGGGGGCGTTGGCGTATGCCTGCGTCATCCCTTCATCGCAGGTGTTTCGGCCCGTTGTGAATCGTGGCCCTGCAGAAAGCCGCAGCGTCGTTCTAACGTTTGACGACGGCCCATCTTCGCCGTTTACTGAACGTATACTCGATATCCTTGCTGAACATAAGATTTCCGCCACCTTTTTCATCTGCGGCAAGAATGTTGAAAGTTATCCGGAAATCGCGTGCCGCCTTGTGCGCGAAGGCCATACCATTGGGAACCATACTTATTCCCACCCCATTCTGTTTGGCCGCAGCCGCAGGTTCATTGCCGGTGAAATCGATCGAGCGCAGGAGTCAATCGAACGGGTTACGGGGGTGCGTCCAACACTGTTTCGGCCTCCCTACGGGGCCCGCTGGTTCGGCTTGATGCCGTTGCTGCAGCAACGCGGGCTCAAAATGGTCATGTGGTCGGTCATGGGATTCGACTGGAAGTACAACACACAGGCAATCATCAAAGCCGCCACTCGCAGACTGCATCCCGGCGCCGTGATCCTTCTACATGATGGTCATGAACAACCGCCTCCGGGAGGGATTGACCAGTCGAGCACTGTGGAGGCTTTGCCAGCTATCATTGAAGCGGCTGCCCGGTCCGGCCTGACCTTTGCCGCGATTGAAAGATTCATGCCTTAA
- a CDS encoding response regulator, which yields MGLNRVLVVDDDQESRNLLSEVLVTNGYSVEVAEDGEGLWKALNTDDGKAVILIDLRMPGENGMELLRKLQEKKIACDAILMSSFITTAERDLARQLGVRTFLEKPFRLSELLSVVSELAGKHPIGISSYDGQGQGEGPGPVSKEQI from the coding sequence GTGGGCCTAAACCGAGTATTGGTTGTGGATGACGATCAGGAGAGCCGGAACTTGCTTTCCGAGGTTCTGGTTACGAATGGCTATTCTGTTGAGGTGGCAGAGGATGGGGAGGGTCTCTGGAAAGCCTTAAATACGGACGACGGCAAGGCTGTGATTCTGATTGATCTCCGGATGCCTGGTGAGAACGGTATGGAGCTTTTACGGAAGCTGCAAGAAAAGAAGATTGCATGTGACGCTATACTGATGAGCTCGTTTATTACAACGGCCGAACGAGATCTCGCGCGGCAGCTTGGAGTTAGGACCTTTCTGGAAAAGCCTTTTCGACTTTCCGAGTTGCTGAGCGTTGTCAGTGAACTTGCAGGGAAGCATCCGATCGGGATTTCATCGTACGACGGCCAGGGTCAAGGGGAAGGACCGGGCCCGGTCAGCAAGGAGCAGATATGA
- a CDS encoding acyl carrier protein, with protein MNVGEKVIEIIAREQHLNPGDVSIDATFEELGIDSLDGVNILFALEEEFKIDIPDTVAQNMKSVRQVVDGLTRAIEGKDISDLAAMAKGSSPAASN; from the coding sequence ATGAACGTAGGCGAGAAGGTCATTGAAATCATTGCACGGGAGCAACATCTCAATCCCGGTGATGTGTCGATTGACGCAACTTTTGAGGAATTGGGCATCGACTCGCTTGATGGGGTTAACATCCTATTTGCGCTGGAAGAAGAGTTCAAGATCGACATCCCCGACACAGTTGCCCAGAACATGAAGAGCGTACGCCAAGTCGTGGATGGTTTAACCCGGGCGATTGAAGGCAAAGACATATCTGATCTCGCGGCGATGGCCAAGGGCAGCAGCCCTGCGGCCTCCAACTAA